The Tripterygium wilfordii isolate XIE 37 chromosome 18, ASM1340144v1, whole genome shotgun sequence nucleotide sequence aaaaactaaagctCATCCAAGGCTGTTTGTACCCCTTCaactaaaaaaacaataaatgtgCAAATTATTATTATTCCCGTTCTTCAAACTCAGAGAGTATCTGATTTCCTTTTTTACTGTGTCCTCAAATTTGTGTTTGATATCATGAGGTCGATATTTTTTACTTTCCTACGTCACCCATAATTCGTCCTTCTTTTTCAGTAGTATGGTGTGTCATCTATGTAGTTGCCAAAAATCGTGTAGTAATTTTCCCCTACAATCTACACTTGATATAATGTGTACTTTGGAATTTCAATACTGCACATAGCCACATATGATGTATCTAGCCATTGTCAAATTGCCTTGtcaaaaaggaaattgttgatgGGATGGAACCAAGGAGGAGTAACAAATAAATTACAGCTCCAATTGTACCATATCATCTATGTTGCACATTAAAGGAGTACATAACAAGCACAAATCTTAGAAAAAGTTGATGAGAATTAATGGAAACAGTTTTGAAGTCATGTATAACCAAATGCTCAGAAATCCAAATGGCCAATCACATTAGAATTTTGACATCAGAAAAGCATAAGTATAAAAATGCGATAAACCTAAACAAGTTTATAATTTATCCCTCCCTATGTCACAAACAAcaagaaaactttttttttaggttAAGTTCATCACCAAAAACTATTGAGGTCTGACTGCCATGACTGTAAAGACCTAATCTAACAGCTGCAGAGGCTCCATCTTGTAAATTATGAGAAGTACACTATTTAACATAAAAATCCTGAAATTTCATATTATGTAAATCTTGAGCCAGAAATAAGAATGTAAAAGggaaaatatacatataaacccATAAATTGAATTACACAAACAATAAACTCAGTATGCagctatctttcttctttgataattgatatgaagAAATAAATCATCTTGATGTGTAGTAAGACAAGTAGCATTTCGATGAACAGATTGACAAAAAgatgaaatttaatttatttattttttaaaaaaaagatgcaATGCAATCCCTAAATTAAATTATACACGAAAAACCCATACCGAAAACCCAACTTTCCTCTTCGATAAGATAAAACCCAGAAACGAAAATTACAGGAGGAAACCTCAATGCGAATCAATACGTACGGGTAGACGACCAGCATTTCGCAATCAAAGTAGACGACCATAAgcagatctagagagagagagagagagattaccgTGATGAGAATAAGCAAATATGGCTCTATAAGTGTAGATGTGATCTCCAGCCTTGATTTCACTTCTCTCCACCTTGTTGGTCAGCAGACCCATCTCCTCTGCTTGGGTTTCTAGTCTCCCTTCCCTCGAGTCCCTCACTCTACCCAAATAACACGCACATTAAAATTGCCATGATGGTTTACTTGTTTTCATGGAAATGTATCATTGGCTGCCTTTGGAATCCGGTAAACAACCTTTACGAATAGATTCATGTATATAatttgagaaggaaaaaaaaaatattcacatatatataattttgttcTTGGATCAATATTATTTAGAGGTGTATGTAGCTAACTTGTCCTTAACAACCACAATTAtgtaaaggggaaaaaaaaacccactatTTATTGCACTCATAGGTATTGGTGGCAATTATATGcatgccttttgttttttttaaaccgaTTTTGACATAatacaaatttgtcttttgaacattGGATACGAATAGGTCTAAGTCTCGACCGCCAAAATCCATATAGTTTGACTCTAGAGATATTCACCAATTATATTACCACTCAAATGATTAATTATATGCATGCATACCTTGGAACAAATTCACCCTTTTTTTTGTTATGGACCCATTTTGATGTATGAAGTATATAAGAAATAGTGTGATTGGTGCCTAAAAATGTTGTGTGATGAGTAGGGGGTGCACTAATATTTAGGCCACCTCCATTGATATACCATGCTCCACTCTCACACAACTTCTCATTTCCTATCATTACTTCTCATTTCCTATCATTTTTAAGCCGGCTCAACTGATATGATACACTCTCCTATCGCACAACTTCTTATTTCCTAGAACTTTTAAGTCATAGTCATTATTTAAGGGAAAATTCTTTGGTCCAACCCCCAAATCCGAAGCGAGTGTTTGTTTCTTCCCTGAAATTTCCTTGCGAATCACACGACAAAACCCACACAGTCTCCACAAGAAAACGACCTCACACAGTGCTACTCGATCGATCCGAGGCATTCAACACGCAAAATCATATAAAGAAATCTTCTTCAAAGTCACCATCAATTCAATTAAATAAACGAACAATTCCCTGCCGCGCGAACGCAACCGAGAACAGTTGAATTGTTTCTAGAGTCGGTCGATTTCTTCAGATCCCAAAAACATTTCTTCTGCTAAAAGAACAGTCTATAAATACTGGACAAGAATGAAACCATTCGAAACACAGAGTCTTATAGATTTCAATATCCAGTTCAGTCACAAATGCTAGTGCTATTTGAGAAAGTCCTTACTCCAACGGATATTAACAAAAGACTAGCATTCCCCACTAGATGCTTGGCCTCTTTTGCAAGTTCGGTACTCGATCAAGAAGCTTATGCTGCGGGATTGAAGGTTAAGGATCACACCTTCCACTGCATAACTAGGAAGAAAGGCTGCAAGAACCAGTTTTCTCAAAAGGGTGGATTAAGTATGTTCGCCGGAAAAATCTCCAAATTGGGGGAAAAGTTTGCTTGGCAAAGCGATGTCATTGATTTTCAACGTTAGTTTAAAAattgatggaaaaaaaaaactgtccattttgatgtatTAAATAGTGTGTGATTGCAGGTTATTGATTTTCAGCGTTAGTTTAAAATttgtggaaagaaaaaaaaaaaaaaatctcgtaAACATTCAGGTAATGGTCTTCCATATGCAGCTCGTTTACAGTTACAGGCACAGCTCACATCACAGAATTGGacaaacataaattttaaacCAAATAACGCAGACACGAATCCAATCCAGGATGattcaaaacaataaacccacaTTCAGCCAAATATAGGCCATCGGTAGGATGTATTATTATTTAGTACGGATCAGAGTTCCCATTCCACAAGATGAACAACAGAAAACCAATAAGTCCCACATCAAATGAAAAGCCATACACATAAATAATCCACCCAGAAGAGCATTCAAAATTTCTACATTTATTGCAGCAAAGTATGTTAGTATGATGACTCAGCCAGAAGCAGTTTTCCTTTGCTGGAAAACGACTGCATATATAGGAACGCCAACACCAATGCTGAAGGCAGCCAAGACAGCaagaggcatctttaccttctgataTTTCATCCTGTCCAAGTTGTACATGTGCTTTGCATGGAGGTAGAAAGGTTCATCATGGCCATGCGCATGTCCTCCTCCCATTCTCATCCCACTTGAATGGATCTCTCTTTTCACTGTCAAAAGACAAAAGCAGAAATTGCCAATTATAGGTAAGATAAAACGCATCTTGACACCATTGaaagtaagttcaaaataaaATGAGAACATAATTAGGTAGGAAAAAAAACCACCTAATGTAAACAAGATATTTGCTCAATAAAAGTGCAAGTCCCTCACAACCTAGGCGCATATCACATCTTCATATGGTATCATGAAAATTTATGCAAGAGGAAACAATCACAGCAGGAAGCTTAAAATATCGATCACTCTAGCATATCATATCAAATGATTAGTTCCATTGAATAATGACAAATAGGTAGTAAATGTAAACTTGATCGAATTTTTATTACTCATAGACAATTATCAAAAATTAAGTCATACAGTAAAGTAGTAgcaacacaaaaacataaagaatattgaaaaaattagcaaaaaaaacaaaacttgcaAACAAGAAGAAACCACCAATTCCCCAAAGGTGGTTTTCGTACCAATCAAAATAAAACATCTGTCATTATTAATGGCGATGGTGTAATAAACAAGGACACACACCATGCACATTGAAAATATGCACAAATTTTCAGCATCAGAAGCTCCTCACCTTAACTGAAAGAATCCTATTTGCCATCCGATGCCTAATTCTACACCCGTAACAATGAAACAACATCTACCATCACACGACGAAAGGATATTTTATTGCAAAACAGTCCATGATCACCAAGCAAATGAAAAGGTTGGTGTGTGTTTGGGCTTTGGAGGACATACTGCCAAAGGTTATATACACAAACATTTGCCGACGAAGCAATAGATGCAAACACTCCAAAGGCTTGATCCAATCATTTCTTACTCATGTTTCAGAGGACAGGCATCGGTAGCAGAACATCATTGATGTATTATAAGAGAAGATTTTAAGAAaattagtttttgttttgtaaCTTGTCACGAGTAAGATAAATGAGAGAGTAATGTTATTCCTTATTATACATATGCACATCACATCACAAAATCACGAAGTTGTAAACACATATGATTAGATGCACAAGCTAGAAACAGCCCCTAAAAGAATATGAATAACTGCTTGCAGTTACACGGAACTTGTTTCAACGACCAGAAGAAATAGTGTTCCTCAAAATACATGAACTGAAATAAAACACAGCGAACAATTATATAACTGAGCTTAGAGACTACAACACTCAAATTATTTCTCAAATTAACACCCAActcttatttttaaaattttttgagtaGACTAACCCATGAAAACTATGACTACTTCACGGTCCAAACTCCCATATACCTTATGAGTGATTAGAAACTGTTGAGACATTCACATAAAAGCTGGTCTCTCTAACCTACCCATTGCCAGGCACTAATCATGGAATACACCAACATGCTGAAGTTAAAACAACTTTCGGACTtagaagaccactaaataggtCCAGCTAGTCACATACATAATTGGACttctcaaaatatttttgttattttacttCTACATTTAACTCTCTATGAGATACCTGCTCTGATCTCACCTTGTGCCAGATCTTGCAAACAACAGAATTACAACCCTAATTGGAAACACATCAGCCAAATATTCTCCTACCGGACCACTTGACTTGTGGACCTTCTAGTATCAGACAGAAACTCAAATTAGCTTCTACAGATGATTcaattttgaaatgaaaaaagCCCGTCGAAATAGCAAAACCTAAAAAGGTGCCGATTCTATAAATCCGAAAAACATAGAAACTGTATCCACAAACACGGACAAGTTAAAAACCGCGTCATCTAAATCTTATCATCAATGGAATTAACTATAACCCAATAATATATCAGCAATCAGATCAACATAAACCATTAAAAATCAGAAATTAAGGTTTTCTCACTTTCTGGGTTTCATTTTTCAACTCCTCAACAACCCAACAGACAAACACCATTGTAAAGGAAACTCAAAATTCATGTTGCGGAGGACTGACCTGGAGTCGAAAGAAGCGATTTAGAGGTAGTTAGTAACCTTGAAGCAGATCTAAGTCCATTGTTCAACGCCATCGATCTGTTTTTGCAGATTGAAGAGAAATCGAAGCAAACAACACACCGGAAGTCTGAATGAATGAGCCCTAAAATGTAAGCCAAATATATGGTCTCTGACTCTCTGTTCTGTGTTGTGGGTCTGAAAGTATTGCAAGGTGCATGGCCCTCGGCCCATTTTTTAGGCCCAACGGCATAATTTTGTTTGGAAAGCTTTAGTAACACCTCAAAGTTTGTTAAGTATACCCCGACTTTGTATGTTCTTTAACCTATGCTATTTACACCCCACCCTtaccatttatttcttcttcctcacgaGTACAACCACTATCAACCGTGGTGTTGTCGTCGTCTGAGCACAAATCCTATAACTACTGTCGCCAAATGGAAGCATAAGCCATCACAAACTAAATCCGACCAACCTCGATGAGTTTCATTCACTGTAATAGCAAAAATCACATTCGAAAGCTTGTGGCCACCGCGAGGAAAGTAGTCAGATCAGAACAATATGACCATTGTTAGAGGAAACCAACCCATTCCACCCATCTTTCGCTCAAGACACTTGTCGAAAATCAACGACCCGAGTTTGATCCCAAACAAGGCATTTTTGGATGACCTGATCTCGAATACTGACTCTGAGATAATTACGAGCCGGAGTTTCATGTTTTCAGTAATCTTCAACTCGAAAATGACTCCAATAGACGATGACATGACCAGCAACGACATATCCGATTTAAGGGTGCATTTATAAAATGTCTaagattttatgtattttgggtgtatttataaaaatttagaATTTTCAGGAATTACGCTTAACAAGTGTGTTTAGGAAAAATTGGGGTCTGACTacgtttaaaaaataaatttcatgttataattaaaaaaaatcatttaactaCAATTTTGTTAATTAGCTTTTTATACCCTAGGGCTTATACTTTTAAATGGAACTTTGGGAtcccaaaaatcaaaaaattcattctaaaaaatattataaaagaatGGGAAAATGTCATAAGAAATGATCCTCCTTTTGTTTGATTATTGtttcaaattatttatttccttaatttttcttcaaaaataaaaagccATTTTCAAAAGAAAGTTTATTTCAGTTTTAATgatatttttagatattttttataaatatattttagatGATAAAAAAGATTGGATATTTCTCTGAGAAAATAATTACAGAAACtattttctgtattttttaattttttatcaccctctgaaaaaaagaagttattttttttatttgaaaaaactCCCAAAAACACTAAtataatttcttcaaaaaataattgttttagcttttttaaaatttataaccGTTTGATCGAAAATAGATCCAGCGACTCCTTATAACACTGGGAAACGCTACTATGATTTCAAAAATACTTCCTatgttggtatgttttaattTATGACCGTTGGATCGAACCGACAGTGGTGAATTGCCGCACCAGGTCCTATAAAGGGCATGCCTTCACTCCCTGTAAACACTGTGAAAACCAAACaagcaattttatttttcaagttttgccgCCACTCTTCTCCGACTCTCCCTCTCTCGCTTTATCCGCATACACTCTCTGGCTATCACCGAAATCAGAATTGGAAACTCATCGCAAATCGTTCAATGACCTCGGCTGTTCCTGTCCAAGTAATCGACGACGACGAAGAAGACGCAGTAGGTTTCTGTTCACAGTTCTCTATATATTCACGCGTAAAATCTATCATCTATTCTACCTTCAATGTTTTTCGTGTGAATCGATTTTCAGGAGTTTGATTGGGAAGCAGCCGTGAGAGAGATCGATGTAAGTTGCCAGAATGCGAAACCCTCTACTTCATCCACGCCCCAGAATTGTTCGTCTTCCTATTTTGCCCCACCCGATGGTACAACGTCGATGCGAAATTCGAATAATTTATGTTCTGTTAAGAAAGGGCCTAGTACTTGTAAGCAATCCACGCTCGATAAATTTATAGGAAAGGAAATCCCTAGGCCTCACTCTGAGGGTTTAGAAGTTGAGAATCCAAAGGAGGTTTGGACTGAGGCTGATGAGAGGGTACCGTTCGTTGCAGTTGATGCCGAGGCAGCTAAAACTTGGATTTACCCAGGTTTAATTTACCTTCAATATCCATAAATTTTgccgtaatttttttttttaaaatttcttgaaAGCGTGGGGGCCTGTGGGTAAGTTCTTAGGTGGTTCGTCGGAATATGAGGAACATGAGTTTTGAAGAATGAATTCAAATTTTGATACATCCAAGCGATTCTTCCTGAAACACTTGCTTATATTTCTTAAGGATAAAAGTTTCTCCATTACATTATCTTTTATTCTGAATGTTTTCATTACTCGTTATTTTGCTAGTGATATATGTTTCTGTTCGAATGATGGGGTATTGAACAAGTAAAAATCATGTAACTTTTTTTATATTTCATGGGGAAAATTGTGGGTTTTCTCTGGTTAGGTGGTGCATTTGGGATTTTACTTGTATATCACTACTCACTAGTTCTAGTTCCCTTCCTTTGGTTCTTCGTGTGTGGGTCACATACTTAATTGCTTCCGTGGGTCTAAAAACTCATGATTACATTGAGTAGAATCATAAAGTGGCCATTGATTTCGGGGAGCAGTTAATTGCTAAATAAGTTTTCTCATGATGGACAAGGAGAGGTAGGACTTGAATCTCTTCACCAAAAGGGAAAATAACTTTCATACACTACTCTTATCTTCTTATTTGAGCATTTCAGTAGTTGCAGGTACTATGTTTTTAGAGTTTGGTCCAACTCTCCAAACACTTGCATGAAGTTCATTCGCAA carries:
- the LOC119983584 gene encoding uncharacterized protein LOC119983584, which produces MALNNGLRSASRLLTTSKSLLSTPVKREIHSSGMRMGGGHAHGHDEPFYLHAKHMYNLDRMKYQKVKMPLAVLAAFSIGVGVPIYAVVFQQRKTASG